The Lolium perenne isolate Kyuss_39 chromosome 6, Kyuss_2.0, whole genome shotgun sequence genome segment AAAAGTATCAACTCTTTTGTTGGTCAGCCAAAAGTCCACAAAAGGACCAAATATTAACAATGACGCTGCCTGAGCAGGAGCAGTATGACCCAAGAGGTTGAATGAGCCAAGCGAGTACTTCCGCTGAAGGTGATGAACATACTGCAACGAAAAATGGAGGGTAATTAAAGCACACATCACATTAAGACGTGCACTCCATGGAAATCTACACAACAAAGGCACAAATTAAAGTATTCATGATACTCACATGCTGTTGTAGTGCAGTGCTCCAGACTGCTACTATTGCAGCTATTAGCCCTTGAGAGTTCACACTAACATCAGTTACCGTACATACAGCAACACCGCCTAGGACGAGCATTATACTGAGCTTCGTATCTCTCGAGTAACGGACTTTGTCAAACATGATTTCTAGAAAGCACAAAACTGGAATAATACACAACTTGGCAATCTGAAAAAGCAGAATGTGCAATTTAGTATATACATTACATATTAACATTCTAACATTGATCGAAGAACTTGGTTACTCTCTTCACCTGATAAAATCCAACAGAGTTCCACATCAAGCTAACATTCATCCCAACAATCGATAGATTTGCAAAGAAGACAAATTTTACTAGTTCTGGCAATGGTAGGTAGGATGGCTGAATATATCCCAACCATTTCATTACTGATGTCATCAAGGTCGTGGTTGCAAAATGCAGCCCAGTTAATGTTGTAGCTGCACAAGCAAACCATAGCACACACAACATTAGTAGAAGAAATCTGATAAGCTAGCTGCATAATCATAGTTATGTTATACCAAGTGATAAGACGCTGGAAGGAAGTTGAAGATTTGAGCATATTCTCACCAAAACTAAAGCCGTGTGTGGCCATTAAGGCCTTGTTGACCATGATTATACCAACAGATGTGACAACGTTGAACATCCATGCTCCAGCATCTAATGCTGCTTTTCTCTCTGCCTTGCTTCCTGGTGCCACACCCATACTTTCTTGTCATGTAGGGTTTAATCCAATTTTCTAAGTATCAGAGAGTGCACCTTCAGTAGAAATTAGAATCAAGGGGTCAGAGAGATAACTACATGAGTATAAGTAAACTCAGCATTCCAAAACAATCTTAAAGTCAGTATCCCAAAATAATCTTTAAGGTCACAAAGTTTGCGTTGGCAGATTTGTTAATATTAGTATAGAAGAGTTCCAGACATTGGTGGATATGAAAGGGAGTTCAAGAATGGATGCACTAATTCTGATGTCAAGATTCATAAGTGAGCACTGGAGAAGATACAAAATTCAAGCATCAACTAATTCTAGATAAGGTAATACATGGCATCAGTACAAATTAGCGCCAGCAATGCATTCAAGATTACTATAGTTGCTGGATCTGTCACTTTGTAGCTTTATAATCTCAAAGGCATCTTAATGACTTCAAGCAGGGCTAAATATATGAACTACACAAATGTGTGCATAAAGGTCAAATAAATCTGGGAGGTAATTTAATATCTGTTGAAACCTAGGCATTAATGCACAGCAGGCAAATTCCAGACCATGGAGGAGTCGATGCAAAATCATTCTTTTTTCCTTAGTAGAGCTGATCAAATTTAAGTAGTTTGTCTACAACCTACTGATTTCCAAAAATACAAGTTAGCGATAAATGAAGAAACTTCCTTTTACAAATGAATTTTATGTTAACAGGCCAATGGCGCCCAAGGAACACATGCAATCAGGGCCTAAAACAGCGCATGGTGGTTCAGTTGAAACCCACAGTTTCCCTTGGAAGATGAACTACTACAAGTAATCCACTACACAACAAACAAATCCGCACCGAGAGGGTGGATTGGTGTGTCCATTCCAGAAAGTCAGGGTTCATCACCTACAAAATAAACAAACCCATTTCTGGGTAGAATTCCGCTCCACGCATGTCCAGTACAGGAGAGGTGGAGGATTCCTTCAGTTAGAGTTGATCAAATTCATGTAGTTTGTCTGAAACCTACTGTGGTTTCTAAAAATACGAATTTAGTGGTAAATGAAGAAATTTCCTAATATAAATGACATTTAAGTTTAACAGGTCGATGGTGCATTGTCCAACAAACACACAGAATCAGAACCTAACACACGGCATGGCGGTTCAGTTGAAACCCCAGTTTCTCATGGAAGATGAACTACTGCTAGTAATTCAGTAGGCAGCAAACAAATCCGCACCGAAATAGTGGATCCGAGTGTCCATTCCAGAAAGAAAGTTAGGGTTCGTCACCTACAGAAGAAATCAATCCATTTCCGGGTAGATTTCTACCTCAGCGCCTGTCCAGTAGAGAAGAATTGGAGGACGGCGGCTTTGAGACAAGAATTCCTTGGAAGTGGCGCGCTACGGTGGAAGGAGGCGGGTGTGTTCAGGGGAGGAATTCACGACGGTGGCCTAGGGGAGAGGGAAAGGACAAAGGAAGAGAATGAAGGCTGGAGGAGTGAGGATCTGAGCGAAGGATTTTTTCCTTGTACGAACGTGGATGCGAAAGGAGAAAACTTGTGGGGTCTTTTTTACGAGTTCGACTTTGCTAATCATCCGTCTAATGTGAATTTGTGTAGCAAGGCTAAAAAGGTACTAAAAGAAGAGAAACCAAAAAGAAAACAATGAAAGGCTAACATTTGTTAGTGCACATCATCATCAGGAGGCCGGCCGAGCGTGGAGAGGCAACCGACAAAGTGTTGTGGCACCCGCGAGCATCCAAAGCctggcttcggtgaggatgttttGCGCAAAATCTTGCCGGCTAAATATGATGTTTCGGGAGATGATATTGTTGCACGATCTCCATATCCTCCAAATAGTTAGTGAAACATTAGATTTGATGTTTTTTTTGAAAGGAGGGTTCTGCATTGGAAGATGTGGCATCGAACAAAGTTTTAAAGTCTTCATATGTCGTTGGCATACACATGAGGATGCTGATCTGGACACATCATGCCAGATCAGTTGGAAGAAAGAACATTGCGTTAATAGGTGCAAGATGTATTCATATTCTTTGTCACGGAGGACACAAGTGTCATCATCGGTCCATCCATGAAGCATCCCTCTTTCATTACCTCATCAACGATGCAGAGGCTAGGGTTAGTCTCCTTTTTGAGAAAAAAGAGATCACACTAGTACTAGGAGAAATGGTAACGATGTAATGACAAGGTAGGAACGGATGTAGGTAGAGGTGATGCC includes the following:
- the LOC127307110 gene encoding UDP-rhamnose/UDP-galactose transporter 6, giving the protein MGVAPGSKAERKAALDAGAWMFNVVTSVGIIMVNKALMATHGFSFATTLTGLHFATTTLMTSVMKWLGYIQPSYLPLPELVKFVFFANLSIVGMNVSLMWNSVGFYQIAKLCIIPVLCFLEIMFDKVRYSRDTKLSIMLVLGGVAVCTVTDVSVNSQGLIAAIVAVWSTALQQHYVHHLQRKYSLGSFNLLGHTAPAQAASLLIFGPFVDFWLTNKRVDTFNYTMVVTFFIVLSCIIAVGTNLSQFICIGRFTAVSFQVLGHMKTILVLTLGFFLFGKEGLNFHVAVGMTLAVIGMIWYGNASSKPGGKERQVYIPISEKIQKHSILLSQSELGQKV